A region from the Acipenser ruthenus chromosome 13, fAciRut3.2 maternal haplotype, whole genome shotgun sequence genome encodes:
- the vox gene encoding ventral homeobox, translated as MTKTYSVAWLSQSHHTTSTRQQCTGENMGTAFKPHIPCLVQPRPPTSHNKESLQPKASMKKCSQDMEEAKPEPEADSPFRLCRSSSPTFSESSGESSGYESETVVSKVSSLEIKDVESEPSVIRRMRTKFTSDQIYKLEKTFTKHKYLGVSERLKVAAKLHLSETQVKTWFQNRRMKLKREMQDLRPDFLSPALMPQMMYQPVSSLQHFSYPVQQLAVPIGTADNLAAHRLYPSFNHRASMQQMAFPQPPLHPLLLASQYY; from the exons ATGACGAAAACGTATTCCGTTGCGTGGCTATCCCAAAGCCACCACACTACATCAACTAGGCAGCAGTGTACAGGAGAGAACATGGGTACAGCTTTCAAACCTCATATTCCTTGCTTGGTTCAGCCTCGTCCGCCCACATCACACAACAAAGAATCCTTACAACCAAAAGCAAGCATGAAGAAATGCTCTCAAGATATGGAGGAGGCAAAACCCGAACCGGAGGCAGATTCGCCTTTCAGGCTCTGTCGATCTTCTTCCCCGACCT TTTCAGAAAGTAGCGGAGAGTCTTCTGGTTATGAAAGCGAAACTGTTGTATCAAAAGTATCATCTCTAGAAATAAAAGATGTAGAAAGTGAACCCAGTGTCATTCGAAGAATGCGAACAAAAttcacatcagatcagatttACAAACTGGAGAAAACCTTCACTAAGCACAAGTACTTGGGTGTTTCTGAAAGACTCAAAGTGGCTGCAAAACTACATCTCTCTGAAACTCAGGTGAAAACGTGGTTCCAGAACCGAAGAATGAAACTAAAGCGTGAGATGCAAGATCTGCGTCCAGACTTCTTGAGCCCCGCTCTAATGCCTCAAATGATGTACCAGCCCGTTTCTTCTCTCCAGCACTTCAGCTACCCTGTGCAGCAGCTTGCAGTTCCCATTGGCACTGCAGACAACCTGGCAGCACACCGTCTATATCCATCCTTCAACCATCGTGCCTCTATGCAACAAATGGCATTCCCTCAGCCACCACTCCACCCTCTGCTGCTGGCTTCACAATATTATTGA
- the LOC117417855 gene encoding homeobox protein vent1-like isoform X1 — translation MTKAYSIAWLSQSHHTTSTRQACTEKNTETTFKPHIPCLVQSRPPTSCSKESVQPKANIMKKCSQDMEEARPGQDSPARLFHSSFTTFSESSGESSGYESETVRSEVSSLEEDDVESEPSVNRRMRTKFTSDQIHKLEKNFSKHKYLGASERLKVSVKLHLSETQVKTWFQNRRMKLKREMQDLRPDFLSPALMPQMMYQTVSSLQHSSYPVQQLAVPIDTTENLAAHHLFPDFIHQAPMQQMAFPQPTLHPLLLASPYYY, via the exons ATGACGAAAGCTTATTCCATTGCGTGGCTATCCCAAAGTCACCACACCACATCGACTAGGCAGGCGTGTACAGAAAAAAACACGGAAACAACTTTCAAACCTCATATTCCTTGTTTAGTTCAGTCTCGTCCACCCACATCATGCAGCAAAGAATCTGTACAACCAAAAGCAAACATTATGAAGAAATGCTCGCAAGATATGGAGGAGGCAAGACCCGGGCAAGATTCACCTGCTCGCCTGTTTCACTCCTCTTTCACGACCT tTTCAGAAAGTAGCGGAGAGTCATCTGGTTATGAAAGTGAAACTGTTCGATCAGAAGTCTCATCTCTAGAAGAAGACGATGTTGAAAGTGAACCCAGTGTCAACCGCAGAATGCGAACGAAATTCACATCAGATCAGATTCACAAACTGGAGAAAAACTTCAGTAAGCACAAGTATTTGGGTGCTTCTGAGAGACTGAAAGTGTCTGTAAAACTACATCTCTCTGAAACTCAGGTGAAAACATGGTTCCAGAACCGAAGAATGAAATTAAAGCGTGAGATGCAAGATCTGCGTCCAGACTTCTTGAGCCCCGCTCTAATGCCTCAGATGATGTACCAGACCGTTTCTTCTCTCCAGCACTCCAGCTACCCTGTGCAGCAGCTTGCAGTTCCCATTGACACCACAGAAAACCTGGCAGCACACCATCTCTTCCCAGATTTCATCCATCAGGCGCCTATGCAACAAATGGCATTCCCTCAGCCAACACTCCACCCTCTGCTGCTGGCTTCACCGTATTATTATTGA
- the LOC117417855 gene encoding homeobox protein vent1-like isoform X2, giving the protein MVVQSRPPTSCSKESVQPKANIMKKCSQDMEEARPGQDSPARLFHSSFTTFSESSGESSGYESETVRSEVSSLEEDDVESEPSVNRRMRTKFTSDQIHKLEKNFSKHKYLGASERLKVSVKLHLSETQVKTWFQNRRMKLKREMQDLRPDFLSPALMPQMMYQTVSSLQHSSYPVQQLAVPIDTTENLAAHHLFPDFIHQAPMQQMAFPQPTLHPLLLASPYYY; this is encoded by the exons ATGGTCG TTCAGTCTCGTCCACCCACATCATGCAGCAAAGAATCTGTACAACCAAAAGCAAACATTATGAAGAAATGCTCGCAAGATATGGAGGAGGCAAGACCCGGGCAAGATTCACCTGCTCGCCTGTTTCACTCCTCTTTCACGACCT tTTCAGAAAGTAGCGGAGAGTCATCTGGTTATGAAAGTGAAACTGTTCGATCAGAAGTCTCATCTCTAGAAGAAGACGATGTTGAAAGTGAACCCAGTGTCAACCGCAGAATGCGAACGAAATTCACATCAGATCAGATTCACAAACTGGAGAAAAACTTCAGTAAGCACAAGTATTTGGGTGCTTCTGAGAGACTGAAAGTGTCTGTAAAACTACATCTCTCTGAAACTCAGGTGAAAACATGGTTCCAGAACCGAAGAATGAAATTAAAGCGTGAGATGCAAGATCTGCGTCCAGACTTCTTGAGCCCCGCTCTAATGCCTCAGATGATGTACCAGACCGTTTCTTCTCTCCAGCACTCCAGCTACCCTGTGCAGCAGCTTGCAGTTCCCATTGACACCACAGAAAACCTGGCAGCACACCATCTCTTCCCAGATTTCATCCATCAGGCGCCTATGCAACAAATGGCATTCCCTCAGCCAACACTCCACCCTCTGCTGCTGGCTTCACCGTATTATTATTGA